AAACCTGTCAGGGTTTCAGGGGAAATTCATGCGGCGGATGCCAAATGGGCATAGGCGCTACATATAAAATGCCGCCGCGTACCGGTCGCGGCAGACAAAAGCAGTCAATGAAAGGGACGATCGCATGGCAGCCGAAATACAATCCGAGAGCCAGGAAAGCGCCGAGCCGCCGACCAGGTCCGGATGGCGGGCAGCCCTTGCCGATTATGGCAGGGCGATTGCCGCCGTGTTCACGCTGGTCATTTTTGCCGCCGTAGCGCTGGCGATCTATCGGCTGACGGAAGAAGTCAGCTATGACGACGTCGTCTCGGCCATGGCCACCACCGGCTATGACCAGATCCTGCTGGCAGTGGTGTTTACCGCGCTCAGTTTCCTGTCGCTGTGTCTCTACGACTGGAACGCCATGGAATTCATCGGCCGCAAGCGCCCGATGGCGGAAGTGGCGCTGACCGCCTTCAGTGCCTATGCCGTCGGTAATGCGGCAGGCTTCGGCATGCTGTCGGGTGGCGCGATCCGCTACCGGGCCTATTCGCGGGCAGGCCTTGCCCCGGATGAAATCGGTCGTGTCATCGCCTTCGTCACCCTGTCCTTCAGCCTGGGGCTTGCCGCTGTCACCGCGCTGTCGCTTATTCCGATGTCGTCGGAAATCGCGCCGCTGCTGAATATCAACCCGCTCTGGCTGCGCGGCCTGGCGATTGCCATCGTCCTTGGCTTTGCCGTGCTGATCGTCATCGGCCAGCGCCGCAGCCTGACCTTTGCCGGCGTGACGCTGCGGATGGCCGATACCCCGACCCTGTCGCGGCAATTCCTGGTCACCGTGGCTGATCTGGCCTTTTCCGCCTCGGTCGTCTATGCGCTCTTGCCGGAACAGGCCGCCATTTCCTGGCCGGCCTTTTTTGCGATCTATTCCATTGCCATCGGGATCGGCGTGCTCAGCCACGTTCCTGCCGGTATCGGCGTGTTTGAAACCGTCATCATCGCAGCCCTTGGCCCGACCACCAATATCGACGCGGTGCTCGCCTCACTGGTGGTTTACCGCCTGATCTATTATGTTTTACCGCTGATTCTGGCCATCGTGCTGGTGACAATCACCGAGCTGCGTCATTATTCCAAAACCCCGGCACTGGCCGGGGTCGGACGCACCGCAGCCCGAATATCACCGGCACTTCTCGGCGCACTGACCTTCATTCTCGGCGTCATGCTGATTTTCTCCAGCGTCACGCCGACGCCGGAAAGCAATCTCGAATTCCTGCAAAACATCGTGCCGCTACCGGTGGTGGAAGGCGCGCATTTCTTCACCAGCTTGCTCGGGCTATTTCTGGTCATCGCGGCGCGCGGCCTTGCCCAGCGGTTGGACGGCGCGTGGTGGGCGGCCATGGTTGGAGCCTCGACCGCCCTGGTCCTCTCGCTGCTGAAAGCCTTTGCGGTGCTCGAAGCCTCGGCGCTGGCCATCCTGCTGATCGGCCTGTTCGCCAGCAAGCGGCTGTTCATTCGCCCCGCCTCGCTGTTTCGCCAGGTGCTGACCTCGTCCTGGCTGACTGCCATCGCCCTGATCTGCATTTTTGCCTGCTTCATCCTGTTCTTCGTCTATCGCGATGTCGATTACACCCGCTCGCTCTGGTGGGAATTCGAGTTTTCGCAAGAAGCGCCGCGCTCGCTGCGCGCCATGCTGGGCCTGACCATCTTCTCATCGGCGCTGGCGGTCTTCAGCCTGTTGCGCCCCGCAGCGCCCGCCGTGACACCGTCGAGCCCGGAAGATATTGAAAAGGCCGTCACCATTCTCAGCAAATCGGATGTGGCCGATAGCAATCTTGTGCGCACCGGCGACAAGGCCGTGATGTTTTCACCGGATGGCCTGGCATTCCTGATGTATGGCAAGCAGGGCCGCTCGTGGATCGCCTTTCTCGATCCGGTCGGGCCGAAAAAGTCCCGCGACGAACTGGTTTGGCAATTCGTCGAATCGGCTCGTTTGGCTGGCTGCCGGGCCGTCTTCTACCAGGCCTCGCCCGTGCTGCTGCCGGCGATTGCCGATGCCGGCATGCAGGCCTTCAAACTGGGAGAACTGGCGGTCGTCGATCTCTCCCGCTTCGACCTGAAGGGCGGGAAATGGGCCAATCTTCGCCAAAGTGCCGCCAAGGCCGAGCGCGACGGACTGAGTTATGACATCATTCCCCTGGCCAACGTGCCTGATATTCTCGAAGATCTCCGGGGCGTGTCGGATGGCTGGCTTGCCCAGCACCGCGCCAAGGAAAAGGGCTTTTCCCTCGGCGCGTTCACCGATGACTATATCCTGAGCCAGCCAGTGATCGTGCTGCGTTTCGAAGGTCGGATCGTCGCTTTTGCCAATATCCTGGTGACGGAAACCAAGGCCGAGTCATCCATCGACCTGATGCGCTTTTCGCCGGAGGCCCCGAAGGGATCGATGGACTATCTGTTCGTCAGCCTGCTGACCCATCTGCGCAGCGAAGGGTACGAACATTTCAACCTGGGCATGGCGCCCCTATCGGGCCTGTCGAGACGCGATGTGGCCCCGGTCTGGGATCGCATTGCCAACACATTCTATGAGCATGGTGAGCGCTTCTACAATTTCAAGGGGCTTCGGGCTTTCAAGACAAAGTTTCATCCCGAATGGCAACCCCGCTATCTCGCCGTTTCAGGCGGCCTCAGTCCGGTCATCGCGCTCCTGGACGCAACTCTCCTGATCGGTGGCGGTCTGAAAGGCGTGGTAAAGAAATGAAATCGTCAACTTATCGTCTCACCAAGGGCAGTCTGGCCCGCAATTGTCTGGCCGCCGGCGTTCTGGCATGGGCGTCGTCCACGGCTGTTTTCGTGCAGCCCGCCCTGGCCGAGGACCCGCAATACGAAACAGGCACGATACCCGATCCGGTTATCGCCATGCCGGACGACAAACCGAAATCCATCGTTTTCCTGTTGTCCGACAAGGACGGCTGGAGCGACAAGATGAAGACTGAGGCTGAAAGATTGCGCAGCAACGGCTCGATTGTCGTCGGCATCGATACGCCGCGCTATCTGCAATCCCTACAGGCCGATTTAAAGTCGTCCGATGAGGACGATTGCATCTATACCGTATCCGACATCGAGGACCTGTCCCATCAGATTCAGCGGCATGTCGGCGGTGCGGATTACCTGCCGCCGCTGGTGGCGGGCATCGGTGAAGGCGGTACGCTGGCCCTGGCGATCCTGGCCCAGACACCCAACGCGACCATCGGCGAAACGCTGGCTGTCGATCCCGGCGACGTCATTCCCCTGCCCGAACAGTTCTGCACCCCGGCGGTCAAGACCGAAAAGAACGGCGGCATCGTCTATGGCCTGACCGACGGCGCGCTTCCCGATCCAGCCAGCGTCCGGTTTTCGCCCTCGGCCGATCCTGCGGGGCGTGCCCATGTGGCCGATCTGCTGAAGGATCATTCCGATATCGACGTGGCCGATAGCCAGAAGCCTGCCGCCCAGACCCTGTCGGACGGCATCGACGTGATGATCGCAGCCACCGCCAAGGAGGCATCGCCTCTTGGCTTGCCGCTGACACTGATGGATGTCGATAAACCGGCATTTGATACGATGGCGATCATCTATTCCGGTGATGGTGGCTGGCGCGATATCGACAGCGAAATGGCAAGCTATTTCCAGAGTGAAGGCCTGCCCGTCGTCGGCGTCGATTCGCTGCGCTATTTCTGGTCGGAGCGCAAACCGCAGGAAACCGCGGACGATCTCGCCCGTATCATCACCGCCTTTACCAAACGTTGGAAGGTCAAGCATGTGATGCTGGTCGGCTTCTCCTTCGGCGCGGACATTAGCC
The Allorhizobium ampelinum S4 genome window above contains:
- the mprF gene encoding bifunctional lysylphosphatidylglycerol flippase/synthetase MprF, whose amino-acid sequence is MAAEIQSESQESAEPPTRSGWRAALADYGRAIAAVFTLVIFAAVALAIYRLTEEVSYDDVVSAMATTGYDQILLAVVFTALSFLSLCLYDWNAMEFIGRKRPMAEVALTAFSAYAVGNAAGFGMLSGGAIRYRAYSRAGLAPDEIGRVIAFVTLSFSLGLAAVTALSLIPMSSEIAPLLNINPLWLRGLAIAIVLGFAVLIVIGQRRSLTFAGVTLRMADTPTLSRQFLVTVADLAFSASVVYALLPEQAAISWPAFFAIYSIAIGIGVLSHVPAGIGVFETVIIAALGPTTNIDAVLASLVVYRLIYYVLPLILAIVLVTITELRHYSKTPALAGVGRTAARISPALLGALTFILGVMLIFSSVTPTPESNLEFLQNIVPLPVVEGAHFFTSLLGLFLVIAARGLAQRLDGAWWAAMVGASTALVLSLLKAFAVLEASALAILLIGLFASKRLFIRPASLFRQVLTSSWLTAIALICIFACFILFFVYRDVDYTRSLWWEFEFSQEAPRSLRAMLGLTIFSSALAVFSLLRPAAPAVTPSSPEDIEKAVTILSKSDVADSNLVRTGDKAVMFSPDGLAFLMYGKQGRSWIAFLDPVGPKKSRDELVWQFVESARLAGCRAVFYQASPVLLPAIADAGMQAFKLGELAVVDLSRFDLKGGKWANLRQSAAKAERDGLSYDIIPLANVPDILEDLRGVSDGWLAQHRAKEKGFSLGAFTDDYILSQPVIVLRFEGRIVAFANILVTETKAESSIDLMRFSPEAPKGSMDYLFVSLLTHLRSEGYEHFNLGMAPLSGLSRRDVAPVWDRIANTFYEHGERFYNFKGLRAFKTKFHPEWQPRYLAVSGGLSPVIALLDATLLIGGGLKGVVKK
- a CDS encoding virulence factor family protein, with amino-acid sequence MKSSTYRLTKGSLARNCLAAGVLAWASSTAVFVQPALAEDPQYETGTIPDPVIAMPDDKPKSIVFLLSDKDGWSDKMKTEAERLRSNGSIVVGIDTPRYLQSLQADLKSSDEDDCIYTVSDIEDLSHQIQRHVGGADYLPPLVAGIGEGGTLALAILAQTPNATIGETLAVDPGDVIPLPEQFCTPAVKTEKNGGIVYGLTDGALPDPASVRFSPSADPAGRAHVADLLKDHSDIDVADSQKPAAQTLSDGIDVMIAATAKEASPLGLPLTLMDVDKPAFDTMAIIYSGDGGWRDIDSEMASYFQSEGLPVVGVDSLRYFWSERKPQETADDLARIITAFTKRWKVKHVMLVGFSFGADISPPVYNLLPDNIRQKINQVSLLSMSQASDFEISVTGWLGAKSSGAGGDPTKEVAKMPAGLVQCLYGADDEEDDGCHKLDPKKVDVVKLEGGHHFDGDYEALAKLLLDRLKTRKLD